One part of the Granulicella arctica genome encodes these proteins:
- a CDS encoding fibronectin type III domain-containing protein: protein MIPPANNRSALAKPIGISLLSLFLLASCASPGPPRPPSLHLPEIVSDLAAERQGDEVRLHWTTPAKTTDGLTITGTMTAQICRATPTTPIVSTVRHPEVCTPVGRVPAKAGPSEATDLLPPALANGPGELIEYRLELRNRNERSAGLSAPAFVAAGPAPPAVTGLHVVATEQGALLQWEPKDAADSIELTRLHAATLAKPAAGAKQPLQSAPKEPAEVHLRASKVNSADSLFRPDAGGTLDATAHRGETYGYTAERIRNVVIDGHSLQVRSAPSTSIKVIMRDTFPPKPPVGLETIVGSSASAPSIDLSWRPNTEQDLAGYLVYRRELGADGQVVGASVRLTATPIQEPGFSDTTIVAGHTYSYSVTAIDTLGNESRPSASAQEQVRLP, encoded by the coding sequence ATGATTCCGCCGGCAAACAATCGATCCGCTCTGGCGAAGCCTATAGGAATCAGCCTCCTCTCTCTCTTTCTGCTGGCGAGTTGTGCCAGCCCCGGCCCGCCGCGCCCTCCTTCCCTACATCTCCCGGAGATCGTCTCCGACCTGGCAGCGGAGCGTCAGGGAGACGAGGTTCGACTGCACTGGACGACCCCGGCGAAGACCACCGACGGGCTCACCATTACCGGCACGATGACTGCTCAGATTTGTCGTGCGACTCCGACGACTCCGATTGTCTCGACCGTGCGGCATCCCGAGGTATGTACACCAGTAGGCCGCGTTCCAGCCAAGGCTGGTCCATCGGAGGCGACCGATCTTCTTCCTCCCGCGCTTGCAAACGGGCCGGGGGAACTGATCGAATACCGGCTTGAACTTCGCAACCGGAATGAGCGCTCGGCAGGGCTGTCTGCCCCTGCTTTTGTTGCTGCGGGGCCTGCTCCGCCGGCCGTTACCGGCCTTCACGTTGTCGCGACCGAACAAGGCGCGCTGCTCCAGTGGGAGCCGAAGGACGCCGCCGACAGCATCGAGCTCACGCGTCTGCACGCAGCAACGTTGGCGAAACCGGCTGCGGGAGCAAAACAGCCACTCCAATCGGCACCGAAGGAGCCAGCCGAGGTGCACCTTCGCGCCAGCAAGGTCAATTCGGCGGATTCTCTCTTCCGTCCTGATGCAGGAGGCACTTTGGATGCGACCGCTCATCGCGGCGAGACATATGGTTATACGGCGGAGCGCATCCGGAACGTCGTCATCGACGGCCACTCGCTTCAGGTCCGTAGCGCTCCTTCGACCAGCATTAAGGTCATCATGCGCGATACATTTCCTCCCAAGCCTCCTGTCGGGCTCGAGACAATCGTCGGGAGCTCTGCATCCGCACCCTCGATTGACCTCTCCTGGAGGCCAAACACGGAACAGGATCTCGCTGGCTATCTTGTGTATCGGCGGGAGTTAGGTGCTGATGGCCAGGTTGTTGGTGCATCCGTCCGGCTTACCGCGACACCGATTCAGGAGCCAGGATTCAGCGACACCACCATCGTTGCCGGACATACCTATAGCTACTCCGTCACAGCTATCGATACTTTGGGCAACGAAAGTCGTCCCAGCGCTTCGGCACAGGAACAGGTACGGTTGCCCTGA
- a CDS encoding cation diffusion facilitator family transporter, which translates to MHMVASPNSKMQRVLQISMAATFLYVVATFYFGVRAHSLALISEAGHNVSDLLAILLSFVAVYFQSRPATEEKTFGYQRAGVLAAFVNALTLIVLSIWIAFAATHRFSAPVAVQPRLMMAVAAAGVLMNGAIASLLWKFSGDVNIRSVFLHMLGDTLSTAAVIAGGAGILYTGLSWIDPLLSILIAGMILWSSVGIVRETLNILLEGTPSTLHLAEIRAAMQEVDGVLNVHDLHVWSLGSSSHALACHVTTSEMPMSECGAILESLNCAIRDRFHIHHTTIQFETTGCETTHGCSAPPPLEVVGAHGHHHHHGHSHAH; encoded by the coding sequence ATGCACATGGTCGCCAGCCCGAACAGTAAGATGCAGCGCGTTCTACAGATTTCGATGGCCGCAACCTTTCTCTATGTGGTCGCGACCTTCTACTTCGGCGTGCGAGCGCACTCCCTTGCGCTCATCTCCGAGGCCGGACATAACGTCAGCGACCTGCTCGCCATCCTGCTGTCGTTTGTGGCTGTGTACTTCCAGTCGCGCCCGGCGACGGAAGAAAAGACCTTCGGCTATCAGCGTGCCGGAGTTCTAGCCGCCTTCGTCAACGCGCTTACGCTGATCGTTCTCTCCATCTGGATCGCGTTTGCCGCCACCCATCGTTTCAGCGCGCCGGTCGCCGTGCAGCCGCGTCTGATGATGGCCGTCGCCGCAGCCGGTGTTCTGATGAACGGCGCCATCGCCAGCCTGCTCTGGAAGTTCTCCGGCGACGTCAACATTCGCAGCGTCTTCCTGCACATGCTCGGCGATACGCTCTCGACCGCCGCGGTCATCGCCGGTGGCGCTGGCATCCTCTATACGGGGCTCTCATGGATCGATCCTCTGCTATCGATTCTTATCGCCGGCATGATCCTTTGGAGCTCCGTCGGCATCGTCCGCGAGACGCTCAACATCCTCCTCGAAGGTACGCCCAGCACCCTGCACCTGGCCGAGATTCGCGCTGCCATGCAGGAGGTTGACGGCGTGCTCAACGTCCACGATCTGCATGTCTGGAGCCTCGGCTCGTCGTCGCACGCGCTGGCATGTCACGTTACGACCTCTGAGATGCCGATGTCGGAGTGCGGCGCGATTCTCGAAAGCCTCAACTGCGCCATTCGCGACCGTTTTCACATCCATCACACGACGATCCAGTTCGAAACCACGGGCTGCGAGACGACCCATGGATGCAGCGCTCCGCCGCCGCTCGAGGTGGTTGGTGCGCATGGCCATCACCATCATCACGGTCATAGCCACGCGCACTGA
- a CDS encoding glycoside hydrolase family 27 protein, producing MGWNSWDSYGLTVTESQFAANVDVLASKLKPLGWRYAVIDEGWYLQNPEAASKPENLHYTINLHGLYDPAPNRFPSAANGVGLKAIGDSVHAKGLLFGIHIIRGIPKQTVAANTSIAGSSFHAADAADQADTCPWNPDNYGVRDNTAGQAWYDGLIQQYASWGVDYLKVDCIASHPYKGDEIRMIHRAITKSGRPIVLSLSPGPTALENAAAVGQNAQLWRISNDVWDKWERPATKDFPQGLKNQFAVIASWQPYVKPGNWPDADMLPIGQLGPVPGEGRPRTSRLTHDEQQTLLTLWSIARSPLFMGGNLTQLDDFTALLLTNPEVLAVDQHGHDQRLAKQSGDVIVWTSKGSNGAEYLAVFNLGDAPTQVNSAFADYGLMQKSYKVRDLWLRKDLGSQTELSQPLPPHASVLLKLSR from the coding sequence ATGGGCTGGAACAGTTGGGACTCGTACGGGCTCACCGTCACCGAGTCGCAGTTCGCAGCAAACGTTGATGTGCTGGCAAGCAAGCTGAAGCCACTGGGCTGGCGTTACGCGGTGATCGACGAGGGATGGTATCTGCAAAACCCCGAGGCCGCCTCAAAACCCGAGAACCTGCACTACACGATCAATCTGCACGGACTGTACGACCCCGCGCCGAACCGCTTTCCTTCGGCCGCAAACGGCGTGGGTTTGAAGGCTATCGGCGACTCTGTCCACGCGAAGGGACTGCTGTTTGGCATCCACATCATCCGCGGCATTCCGAAGCAGACGGTTGCGGCGAATACGTCGATTGCGGGCAGTAGCTTCCATGCTGCCGACGCGGCGGACCAGGCCGATACCTGCCCATGGAATCCGGATAACTACGGCGTTCGCGACAACACTGCGGGACAGGCCTGGTATGACGGCCTGATTCAGCAGTATGCATCGTGGGGCGTCGATTACCTGAAGGTAGATTGCATCGCATCGCATCCATACAAAGGCGATGAAATTCGCATGATCCACAGGGCTATCACGAAATCCGGACGTCCCATTGTGCTCAGCCTGTCGCCCGGTCCTACGGCGCTTGAGAACGCAGCAGCGGTTGGGCAGAACGCACAGCTCTGGCGCATCTCCAATGACGTCTGGGATAAGTGGGAGCGGCCTGCAACGAAAGACTTTCCGCAGGGCCTGAAGAACCAGTTCGCCGTGATCGCAAGCTGGCAACCGTACGTCAAACCGGGGAACTGGCCGGACGCGGACATGTTGCCGATCGGGCAGCTTGGGCCGGTTCCCGGAGAGGGAAGACCACGGACTTCGCGACTGACGCACGACGAACAGCAGACCCTGCTGACATTGTGGTCGATTGCACGATCGCCACTGTTTATGGGTGGCAATCTGACGCAACTGGACGACTTTACCGCGTTGCTGCTGACGAATCCTGAGGTGCTCGCCGTCGATCAGCACGGCCACGATCAACGCCTGGCAAAGCAAAGCGGCGACGTGATCGTCTGGACATCGAAGGGAAGCAACGGCGCGGAGTATCTCGCGGTGTTCAACCTCGGCGATGCGCCGACCCAGGTTAATTCCGCGTTCGCAGACTATGGCCTGATGCAGAAGAGCTATAAGGTTCGGGATCTATGGCTCCGGAAGGACCTCGGTTCGCAGACGGAGCTCTCTCAGCCGCTTCCACCACATGCGTCGGTACTGTTGAAACTCAGTCGATAG
- the ruvB gene encoding Holliday junction branch migration DNA helicase RuvB, with protein MDIPKHKAKVDLNRKASAEAERLVSAGRVDEDAAFELKLRPTRLAEFIGQEKAKEQLAIALEAAKSRGEALDHVLLFGPPGLGKTTLATIIANELEVGYQQTSGPALQIQGDLTAILTNLRERQVLFLDEIHRLQPVLEEKLYTALEDYKLDIIIGQGPAARTHVMEIKPFTFVAATTRPGLLSSPLRSRFGILLRLEFYTDDELRFVVERSAEVIGVPIDQDGAAEIAMRSRGTPRIANRLLRRVRDYAQVRAQGKIDRPTAQAALAMLEVDAHGFDELDRRLLRTIIEKYDGGPVGLNTLAAALAEEQDALEEVYEPFLIQIGFLDRTPRGRVATRLAYEHLGIEMPRKLSLF; from the coding sequence GTGGATATTCCCAAGCACAAGGCGAAGGTGGACCTGAATCGCAAGGCTTCGGCCGAGGCGGAGCGGCTGGTTTCGGCAGGTCGCGTCGATGAGGATGCTGCCTTTGAACTGAAGCTGCGCCCTACCCGGCTGGCGGAGTTTATCGGCCAGGAGAAGGCCAAGGAGCAGCTTGCCATTGCGCTCGAAGCAGCGAAGTCACGCGGCGAGGCGCTCGACCATGTGCTGCTCTTCGGACCGCCTGGGCTGGGCAAGACGACGCTGGCGACGATCATCGCAAACGAGCTGGAGGTCGGTTATCAACAGACCAGCGGACCGGCGTTGCAAATTCAAGGCGACCTGACGGCGATTCTGACCAACCTGCGGGAACGCCAGGTGTTGTTTTTAGATGAAATCCACAGGCTGCAGCCGGTGCTTGAGGAAAAGCTGTACACCGCGCTCGAGGACTACAAGCTCGACATCATCATCGGGCAGGGACCGGCGGCGCGGACGCACGTCATGGAGATCAAGCCGTTCACCTTCGTGGCGGCGACGACGCGGCCCGGCCTGCTCTCGTCTCCGTTGCGGAGCCGGTTCGGCATTCTGCTGCGGCTGGAGTTCTACACCGACGACGAGTTGCGCTTTGTGGTCGAGCGCTCGGCCGAGGTGATTGGTGTGCCGATCGATCAGGACGGTGCGGCGGAGATCGCGATGAGGTCGCGGGGAACACCGCGTATCGCCAACCGGCTGCTGCGGCGCGTGCGGGACTACGCGCAGGTGCGCGCACAGGGCAAGATCGACCGGCCCACCGCACAGGCCGCGCTGGCGATGCTCGAGGTGGATGCCCACGGCTTCGACGAACTCGACCGGAGGCTACTACGGACGATTATCGAAAAGTACGACGGCGGCCCAGTGGGCTTGAACACGCTCGCCGCTGCGCTGGCCGAGGAGCAGGATGCTCTCGAAGAGGTCTACGAGCCGTTCCTGATCCAGATCGGCTTCCTCGACCGCACCCCGCGCGGGCGGGTGGCAACACGGCTGGCGTATGAGCATCTGGGAATCGAGATGCCGCGCAAGCTGAGCCTGTTTTAA
- the hslU gene encoding ATP-dependent protease ATPase subunit HslU, which produces MAIFLPGTADDQALALDEMTPREIVAELDKYVVGQHAAKRAVAIALRNRSRRQKLPPELAEDIMPKNIIMIGPTGVGKTEIARRLAKLTNSPFLKVEASKFTEVGYVGRDVESIVRDLVEIAIDMVREEKLEDVEDKAELNAEDRLLDLLLPPSPASAPVTAAATTAAAATSEPGSNVIQLPTSALVDDVAHVEPETAEEKPGDSQQRTREKLRQQFREGRLDDRMVELDVRDRNQPSFELITNQGPDEMDVNLKDMLPGLFGQRTKKRKMKVSEAFDYLVQEEEGRLIDMDQVTRLAVERVEDSGIVFLDEIDKIAGREGGHGPDVSREGVQRDILPIVEGTTVNTKYGMVSTDHILFIAAGAFHVSKPSDLIPELQGRFPIRVELHSLTVNDFIRILTEPKSSLVKQSTALLETEGLKLEFTPEALAEMAQFAFRVNETTENIGARRLHTIMERVLDEISFQAPDLFKSPRAEATSEGVVAEIGASAPLTGEVQIPSPPLPVIERQTETGTEKVIVVDPEYVRQQVASIVKDQDLSRYIL; this is translated from the coding sequence ATGGCAATTTTCCTACCGGGGACCGCTGACGATCAGGCGCTCGCGCTCGATGAGATGACTCCACGTGAGATCGTCGCCGAGCTGGACAAGTATGTAGTCGGGCAACACGCCGCGAAACGAGCCGTAGCGATTGCGCTGCGTAATCGTTCGCGTCGACAGAAGCTTCCACCCGAGCTCGCCGAAGACATCATGCCGAAGAACATCATCATGATCGGGCCGACCGGCGTGGGTAAGACGGAGATCGCGCGGCGTCTCGCCAAGCTGACGAACTCGCCGTTTCTCAAGGTCGAAGCGTCGAAGTTTACCGAGGTGGGCTATGTCGGGCGCGATGTCGAATCCATCGTCCGCGACCTGGTCGAAATCGCCATCGACATGGTTCGCGAAGAGAAGCTGGAAGATGTCGAGGATAAGGCCGAGCTAAACGCGGAGGATCGGCTGCTGGATCTGCTGCTGCCGCCTTCGCCGGCGAGCGCTCCGGTGACAGCCGCGGCGACGACTGCGGCGGCGGCCACGAGTGAGCCGGGAAGCAATGTGATCCAGTTGCCAACCTCCGCTCTGGTTGACGATGTTGCCCATGTGGAACCGGAGACGGCGGAAGAAAAGCCCGGCGACAGCCAGCAGAGAACTCGCGAAAAGCTGCGGCAGCAGTTCCGCGAGGGCAGGCTGGACGACCGGATGGTGGAGCTGGATGTCCGGGACCGCAATCAGCCGAGCTTCGAGCTGATTACGAACCAGGGGCCGGACGAGATGGACGTCAACCTGAAGGACATGCTCCCGGGGCTGTTTGGCCAGCGCACAAAGAAGCGCAAGATGAAGGTCTCCGAAGCCTTCGACTACCTCGTGCAGGAGGAGGAGGGTCGCCTGATCGACATGGATCAGGTGACGCGGCTCGCCGTCGAACGGGTCGAGGACTCGGGCATCGTCTTCCTCGATGAGATCGACAAGATTGCTGGACGCGAGGGCGGCCATGGACCGGATGTCTCCCGTGAGGGCGTGCAGCGCGACATTTTGCCCATCGTTGAAGGCACCACGGTCAACACGAAGTACGGCATGGTATCGACCGACCACATCCTATTTATCGCGGCGGGCGCGTTCCACGTCTCGAAGCCGAGCGATCTGATCCCGGAGTTGCAAGGACGGTTCCCGATTCGGGTGGAGTTGCACTCGCTGACCGTGAACGACTTTATCCGTATTCTGACGGAGCCGAAGTCTTCACTGGTGAAGCAGTCGACGGCTCTGCTGGAGACGGAGGGCTTGAAGCTCGAGTTCACCCCTGAAGCTCTCGCCGAGATGGCACAGTTTGCCTTCCGCGTGAATGAGACGACGGAGAACATCGGTGCGCGGCGGCTGCATACGATCATGGAACGCGTGCTCGACGAGATCAGCTTCCAGGCGCCTGACCTCTTCAAGAGTCCGCGTGCGGAGGCGACCTCCGAGGGTGTCGTCGCGGAGATCGGTGCTTCGGCTCCGCTGACTGGCGAGGTCCAGATACCGTCACCGCCTCTGCCGGTGATCGAACGCCAGACCGAGACCGGAACCGAGAAGGTGATTGTGGTCGATCCTGAATACGTGCGGCAGCAGGTGGCCAGCATCGTGAAGGATCAGGATCTCAGCCGGTATATCTTGTAA
- a CDS encoding transaldolase, which produces MASLLEQLKRVTTVVADTGDINSIEKFKPTDSTTNPSLIAAAAEKSEYQSIVDDVLKEAKKQAGDSASDEVVAALAFKSLAVAFGKKILNIVPGRVSTEVDARLSYDTEKTLEQARDIIAQYDQAGISRERVLVKIASTWEGIKAAEILEQEGIHCNLTLLFGLHQAIACAEAKVTLISPFVGRILDWYKKDTGKDYTGADDPGVQSVTTIYNYYKKFGYKTQVMGASFRNIGEITELAGSDLLTIAPKLLAELDSTEGDLPRKLDPEHAKSLTIEKITIDKATFEKMHAEDRMAHDKLKEGIEGFSKALEDLEKLLAKRLSEISQPVNA; this is translated from the coding sequence ATGGCATCCCTACTGGAGCAGTTGAAGCGCGTTACCACCGTGGTCGCCGACACCGGCGACATCAACTCCATCGAGAAATTCAAGCCGACGGATTCGACCACCAATCCCTCGCTGATCGCTGCTGCCGCTGAGAAGAGCGAATACCAGTCGATCGTCGACGATGTGCTGAAAGAGGCCAAGAAGCAGGCCGGCGACAGCGCCTCCGACGAAGTGGTAGCCGCCCTCGCGTTCAAGAGCCTTGCCGTAGCCTTCGGCAAGAAGATCCTCAACATCGTCCCCGGCCGCGTCTCGACCGAGGTCGATGCACGCCTCAGCTACGACACGGAAAAGACCCTCGAGCAGGCTCGCGACATCATCGCTCAGTACGATCAGGCTGGCATCTCTCGCGAGCGCGTTCTGGTCAAGATCGCCTCCACGTGGGAGGGTATCAAGGCTGCCGAGATCCTCGAACAGGAAGGCATCCACTGCAACCTGACGCTGCTCTTCGGCCTGCATCAGGCGATCGCATGCGCCGAGGCGAAGGTCACGCTCATCTCGCCCTTCGTTGGCCGCATCCTCGACTGGTACAAAAAGGATACCGGCAAGGATTACACAGGCGCCGATGACCCTGGCGTTCAGTCCGTCACGACGATCTACAACTACTACAAGAAGTTCGGCTACAAGACGCAGGTCATGGGAGCGAGCTTCCGCAACATCGGTGAGATCACTGAGCTCGCTGGCTCCGACCTGCTGACCATCGCGCCCAAGCTGCTCGCCGAGCTCGACTCGACCGAAGGCGATCTACCGCGCAAGCTCGATCCGGAGCACGCGAAGTCGCTCACCATCGAGAAGATCACCATCGACAAGGCGACCTTCGAGAAGATGCACGCCGAGGATCGCATGGCGCACGACAAGCTGAAGGAAGGCATCGAGGGCTTCTCCAAGGCGCTCGAAGATCTCGAGAAGCTGCTTGCGAAGCGTCTCAGCGAGATCAGCCAGCCAGTCAACGCATAA
- a CDS encoding Dyp-type peroxidase, which produces MYTPQAGIFALGTSSHAYLEFDLLDAKKCKEFASTISAIREPRTTTGSHVARTDRDEFGNIFRRNMPYGNIEDHGTVFIGFNADQQRLSRMLDSMAGLVAGTRDALTRFTQPLTGSYYFVPSVESLRSLR; this is translated from the coding sequence ATGTACACGCCACAGGCTGGAATCTTCGCTCTTGGAACCTCATCTCACGCGTACCTGGAGTTCGACCTTCTGGACGCGAAGAAGTGCAAGGAATTTGCCTCTACCATCTCCGCTATCCGTGAACCACGGACCACCACAGGCTCGCACGTCGCTCGCACCGATCGGGACGAGTTTGGAAACATCTTTCGCCGCAACATGCCCTACGGAAACATTGAAGACCATGGCACTGTGTTCATTGGATTCAACGCAGACCAGCAACGGCTTTCCAGAATGCTCGATAGCATGGCGGGCCTCGTCGCCGGCACGCGCGATGCGCTCACACGCTTTACCCAGCCGTTGACTGGCTCCTACTATTTTGTGCCTTCCGTCGAGAGCCTGCGGAGCTTACGGTAA
- a CDS encoding HigA family addiction module antitoxin: MSNYYTKRKPVTVGEMLITEFMEPLGITQTELAEKTGLPRKHVNELCRNRRIVTADTALILGRVFGNSADFWLNTQRRTDLWEALNTPKRFIRIERAQPLRKNAGRRQTMSA, from the coding sequence ATGTCGAATTACTACACCAAAAGAAAGCCCGTAACTGTGGGCGAGATGTTGATTACAGAATTCATGGAACCTCTAGGTATCACCCAGACGGAGCTAGCAGAGAAAACAGGGTTACCTCGAAAGCATGTCAACGAATTATGCCGTAACCGTCGTATTGTGACTGCGGATACAGCTTTGATATTGGGGCGCGTCTTCGGCAACTCAGCTGACTTTTGGCTGAATACACAGCGACGAACAGATCTATGGGAAGCCTTGAACACCCCCAAGCGTTTTATCCGTATTGAGCGTGCGCAACCTTTGAGGAAAAACGCTGGACGCAGACAAACCATGTCCGCATAA
- a CDS encoding type II toxin-antitoxin system RelE/ParE family toxin, translating into MDADLRVPPSNHFEKLNGTLAGWHSIRINNQWRLVFKWGDGKAKEVYLDNHSYR; encoded by the coding sequence ATAGACGCTGACCTTCGAGTTCCACCAAGTAATCATTTTGAGAAATTAAACGGCACCTTGGCAGGGTGGCACTCAATCAGGATCAATAACCAATGGCGATTGGTATTTAAATGGGGGGATGGGAAGGCCAAAGAAGTGTATTTGGATAACCATTCGTATCGGTAA
- a CDS encoding DUF3592 domain-containing protein, producing the protein MFPHLPSSLHLDRLTRQQVTAAAAATLAVGGILLYAMLRRRESPEEIELQRRTLLAHSGRLIDGSIVGIDHTTEDNSIDGVVDIPDEDLGVPRMLIYRYRIAGVTYECAQDVTSLPDHVRNLRIDLPVQVRYDPRNPGNSIVVAENWTGVRLERSLRQFLGESNPRD; encoded by the coding sequence GTGTTCCCGCATCTTCCATCTTCTTTGCACCTCGATCGCCTCACCCGGCAACAGGTAACTGCCGCCGCAGCCGCCACCCTCGCAGTGGGGGGAATCCTGCTGTACGCGATGCTGCGCAGGCGGGAGTCTCCCGAGGAGATCGAACTCCAGCGGCGCACCCTCCTGGCCCATTCTGGCCGCCTGATCGACGGAAGCATCGTCGGCATCGACCACACCACCGAGGACAACAGCATCGACGGCGTCGTCGACATCCCCGACGAGGACCTCGGTGTGCCCCGCATGCTGATCTACCGCTACCGCATCGCCGGGGTTACCTACGAGTGCGCGCAGGATGTCACCAGCCTCCCCGACCACGTGCGTAACCTCCGGATCGATCTCCCCGTCCAGGTCCGTTACGACCCGCGCAATCCCGGTAACAGCATCGTCGTCGCCGAAAACTGGACGGGCGTGCGGCTGGAACGCTCCCTTCGTCAATTTCTGGGTGAATCGAACCCTCGCGATTGA
- the hslV gene encoding ATP-dependent protease subunit HslV — protein MKPSSVSSAKQFPRLKHVPAAPQLAHPLDLAEGRRIRSTTVICVRRGDSVVMAADGQVSLGSTVMKHSAKKIRRLYQDKVLAGFAGSTADAFSLFARFETKLEQYAGNLGRAAVELAKDWRTDKMLRQLEALLIVADPKHTFLLSGTGDVIDPDEGIATIGSGGSYALASARALMENTDLSAREIAVKSMKIAGQICIYTNDQITIEELKAEPATDR, from the coding sequence ATGAAGCCGTCTAGTGTCTCCTCTGCGAAGCAGTTTCCCCGTCTGAAGCATGTTCCCGCTGCGCCACAGCTTGCCCACCCGCTCGATCTGGCTGAGGGTCGCCGCATCCGGTCCACGACCGTCATCTGTGTGCGGCGCGGCGACTCGGTCGTGATGGCTGCCGATGGGCAGGTATCGCTGGGTTCGACCGTGATGAAGCACTCGGCAAAGAAGATCCGGCGGCTGTATCAGGACAAGGTGCTGGCTGGGTTTGCCGGATCGACTGCGGACGCGTTCTCGCTCTTTGCCCGCTTCGAGACCAAGCTCGAGCAGTACGCCGGAAACCTGGGGCGAGCCGCCGTGGAGCTGGCGAAGGACTGGCGAACGGACAAGATGTTGCGCCAGCTTGAGGCGCTGCTCATCGTGGCCGATCCGAAGCATACCTTCCTGCTGAGTGGGACGGGCGATGTGATCGATCCGGATGAGGGAATCGCGACCATCGGCTCGGGCGGCAGCTATGCACTGGCCAGCGCACGGGCCCTTATGGAAAACACGGACCTGTCGGCACGCGAGATCGCTGTGAAGAGCATGAAGATCGCCGGACAGATCTGTATCTATACCAACGACCAGATCACGATCGAAGAGCTGAAGGCAGAGCCTGCAACCGATCGATAG
- a CDS encoding helix-turn-helix domain-containing protein: MLHADGKAAESCIAEKRIGERIKHLRLKRSMGLVELGRHTGLSASFLSQLETGRIVPTLRNLARIAMVFSKDLSYFFDLKPQTVFRIHRVKDRVRLPQTGVTDPAYYFESLGYMVPDRQLDPYFAEFLPGKGRGSRAHQHVGCEFLYVLGGALEIQHGETKYHMEAGDAVYFDAGTTHSYACSGSISATVVIVTMQQPATALSDQRGHEAHTTPNKMQNLTSVELRTKTVAGSAMKNGLPATQ, encoded by the coding sequence ATGCTCCATGCCGACGGGAAAGCGGCTGAATCATGTATCGCCGAGAAGCGGATCGGGGAGCGTATTAAGCATCTTCGACTCAAAAGATCCATGGGCCTGGTTGAGCTTGGCCGACACACCGGCCTCTCAGCGAGCTTTCTGTCGCAGCTGGAGACAGGGCGAATAGTCCCTACGTTGCGTAATCTCGCGCGGATCGCAATGGTCTTCTCGAAGGATCTCAGCTATTTCTTCGACCTGAAACCGCAGACGGTCTTCCGGATACACCGCGTCAAGGATCGCGTGCGGCTTCCCCAGACCGGCGTGACGGACCCTGCATACTACTTCGAGAGCCTGGGGTATATGGTGCCGGATCGACAACTGGACCCGTACTTCGCTGAGTTTTTGCCCGGAAAAGGCCGAGGATCGCGAGCACATCAGCATGTCGGTTGCGAGTTCCTCTATGTCCTTGGAGGCGCTCTCGAAATTCAGCACGGCGAAACCAAATACCACATGGAGGCTGGTGATGCCGTGTACTTCGATGCGGGCACCACACACAGCTATGCCTGTTCCGGCAGCATCTCGGCGACGGTTGTCATTGTCACCATGCAGCAGCCCGCGACGGCGCTGAGCGATCAACGCGGCCATGAGGCGCACACCACTCCGAACAAGATGCAGAACCTGACATCCGTTGAGCTTCGCACAAAGACCGTTGCGGGATCGGCGATGAAGAATGGGTTACCGGCGACGCAATAG